Below is a window of bacterium DNA.
TGGGATGAGATGGTGAGCTCAGTTACGAAAGCGTACGAAACGCTGACTCCGGAAGAAAAGAAGCGTTGCGTTGTTTTTGGTCAGAACTACGGTCAAGCTGGCGCAGTTTCTTTTCTTGGAAAAAAATACGGACTCCCACGCGCGATCAGCGGTCACAACAACTACTGGCTCTGGGGACCCGGCGACACTCCGATTGATGTTGTCATTGTTATCGGTGGTGAGTTGGAAGATAACCAGGAAGTCTTCGAATCGCTGGAGTTAGCAACCACACACCGTTGCCGCTACTGCATGCCGTACGAAAACAACCTCCCGATCTACATCGGCCGAAAGCTCAAAATTCCGCTTGCTACGCTCTGGCCGGAGCTGAAACACTACGATTGAAGCAGGATTAGTGTTTTCTAAGAGGTCCCGCAAAACAATTAACTGGCAACAAAGTTAGCAACTGAGGCAACACCATCAAAAAACGCTCCTCGTAGCTATCACAAGGTTGCCAAAAATGCCCCGTTTAGGCTGGCATCGCGGTTGCAATAGAGACCCCTTTTAGGAGGGAGTTACAAGATGAAAAAAGTGCTTTTGGTTTTCGCGTTTTGTTATTTGCGCAGAACGGAGATCCAGCTACGATGACATCCGTTCATCCGGCCGGCTACCAGAGTTCAAATATTCGCGGACTGTACGGCAGATATGGTGTCGGTTGGGCGGTTGACTTTGCGGGAAACATGCACGCTGCGTTCTGGGATGTTGTGACTAACGCATTCACAGAAGCTCATCCTCCGGGCGTCTATACTTCAGGCATAAACGGAACTCATCGCAATCTGGGAGCGGGCGCCTATCAAGCTACTCCACAGGATGATTGGCACGCAATGATGTGGGACCTGACCAATTCCAACAACAACATCGATCTGCATAATCTTTTGCCGGTGGGACTATACTCCAACAGCGCCACGTTTGGCATCTGGAGAAACACCGCTACCGGCTCAGTCTATATTGGCGGCTACGCAACCAGCGTGAGCGATGGTCAATGGTATGCGATGGTTTGGTACATCCCGTAAGTAAGCTGATCCTATGATCGCTTGCCGGCGACTGGTTCGCCGGCAAGCTTTTTTGCTTTCTGAAAATTTTCCTCCCCTTCATTGCGAAGCAACGGATTGATTTCAAATGCGCGCTCAAAACTCTATCGTCCGGAGACGGACTCGTAAAAACAGTATACAGGCAACGAACCGCAGCAGTACAATTACAATTCCTATTTACAAATGAAAATGATGAGTGGCTAATGAGATGTCACGAAAAACGAAAATAAATAAAAGGAAAATCATTCGGACCGAGCTTGAGAAAACAAGAAAATCACAGAAGCGCTCCTTTTTGCGTTTAGCCGGTCAGGTTTCCGGAAGTCAGGATCTCTCCTGCCGCAAGGGGTTCTCTCGCACTTGAAAGGGATTGCAGATACGGGTTCCTGGTGTGGCGTTCGCAAACCGGAGAGACCGCTATCTTGACTGGGCCCTGGCGCTGGCCGAACAAGTTACTGATTCTTTGACTTGCGAAGCGTAATGGCCGAGGCCGCTTTCCATCTTCAGAATACATGGCTCGTGCTTGCAATGATGAATGAGGGATTGATCCGGACGGCTCTGAACATTAGCAAGGAACTCGCACACCTGCATGAGCTCGCGCATCGATATCGCGACCGGCAGCCGGATCTTGCCGATCTTTGCGTTATTCGGTTGAGTGAACTGGATCCTGCGCAGAGCGTAATCACTGTGGACTTAACCGACTTTCGAATTTACCGCAGAAACAAACGTGAGCGGATTCCTCTGATTTCGCCTGAATAACTTTTGCCACCTGCTCGGCTGCCGGTACAGGGGGACCAGGATCAGCAGTATCCGGTTAATTTATCTTGATTCTCAATATTGAAAAAAGCGCTTTAATATAAGATACTGAAGTCAAGAGTTTCACCTGAAAACGTTCGGCTCATACTTGAAGGGGTAAAGATTTCTGTATAAAGCCTGTTGGAGGGGTGATGCTACGAATTCATCGCGTTGCTGCATTGATTCTGTTTACAGTCGCCATTCCCTGCCATTCACAAAATGACGAATGCATAGAACTCAATGTTCCCGATGAAGTTGGCGATAATCTACCGGTATTCGCAGTATCACCGGTAGCTGTCAATCCACAGATGCTTGGAAGGCTATGGGAAATTCTCACAAACCAGCCTGCCGTTCCTATTACGCAAGGGGAAAGAGCATTAAGCATGCAATCAGGAACCCGGGTTGTGGAAGTTTCGAGAAAAAGCGGTGGGGCCTGGTATGCTGATAAATCGCAGTTGTGGAAACCTGCCCTTACGCCAACCCTCCCTTCCGATCAAAAGGCAAAACAACTTGCCGCTAACCTCCTTGAGCGAATTAAGACCGTATCGATTCCTTCTGGCCCACACTCAGAGCTGCTTTTTAGCAACATGGGGAAGACTTTAACCAGTTCATTTATCACCGCGGGCAACCGATTAACAGAGCTGAAACAGCTGGACGTACAGGTCACGTACACTACCGGAGTGAGGCCTTTCCCGGAGAATAAACAACTCGTTCTCCCAGTTGTGGGTGGAGGCGGTGAACTGAACTTCACTTTTGGTGATGATGACAAATTGATTAGTTACCAGGGTGTTTGGAGGAAGATCGAAAAACTCGAGAAGCAGGGCAAGGTCATCAAGAAAGCCGTAGCCGATGAAGAATTTAGGAAACTGATGGGCGGGCTCAAGTTGAAAAAGTTCCGGTCCCATCTCGCTTATTACTCTGCTCCGACATCTTTAGAGCAAAAGTTTCTATATCCGGTTTATGTCTACCACTATACGGCGGTGAAATACAATGAAGATGCTCCCATGCAAATCGTGATCTTACCGGCCACAGATTTTGGTCCAAAGCTTCAGGCTTTAGAGGCACGGCAACGATCGAAGACGGATCCACCGCGTCCGAGGCCTGGATCCACAGATCCGGAAGGGGACGATACAAGGCCTGGAGCACAGGAAGTCGGAATCTCGTGGATCACGGATAGCAAGGCGGTGAAGACCGGTACGAATGCAATGGGATTTCGTGATGCAATGGTGGCCGGAGGATGGCAAGAAAATTTTGATTGGGGTGAGCCTGTGGCATGGGAGACTGATTGGAATTTAAACGACGATGACTGGGTTGATGCTGCTGATTTTGTTTTTTATGCGGGGCACGCCAGCTACGATCGATGGGAGCTTCGAACCCCCGACTCAAGCCGGATGAGTTTCGGAAATGTTGGGTTGGCGGGAGACCCGAAGCCCGACATTTGGGGAGCACAGGATCTTGAATGGATTATTATCAACGCATGCGGACCGTTGGAGGATTCAGGCCTGTTCGATCCGAACTCGAGTACACGTGGTGAGGTTTTCAGACGCTGGGGGGGCGTTTTCGATGGTCTGCATCAACTACTCGGCTATGCATCCGAAGTTTTCGATGCCGGGATCGAAGGTCCGACAGTCGCGGAATACATGATCCAACAAAAGGACACGGTCATCGATGCATGGTTTCGTACTGCACGCGAAGCGCAACCGGCTTGCAATAAAAATGTGCGCCCGTTCGGGCCAAAAATCTGGGCCGGAGTACTTTATGCGGAAAAAGCGGGTTCAACAGCCGCTGAGAGTCCGCTTCTCGATCACATCTGGTTAAAGGGAGATGTGGCTCCTGACCCAACACCTCCAGCGGTCATTATTGGTATGTGGACTACGACATAATTTCAGTGAAGGTATTTAACAACAAACTTGCGACGCCAGGAGGAAACCACATGAAGAAGATAGTCATCACTTTGTTCCCGGTCCTGTTTTTTGCGTGCACTGCTTACGCGCAATTAGGGAAGCACATCCCCAAAACTTTCATTCACGAAAACTGGGCAAATCAAGTATTGAAAGGAGAGAAGCCTCGCGAAGTACTTTCGATGGCCGCAGGATGCGCATCAGACAGTCACATTGATGGAATCGATCTTGGCGATGAAATAGAACTTGGCAGCCACGATGAGGTCGACCTGCCGGATTACGTCAAGAGTTATAACAACGGTCTAAAAGAACTGAAGTCCCGTATTGAAATATGGGACACCGTGATTAAGGGTACGTCGGCCTACATTAAATACTGTTATTACAAGGACAATCCTGAGAAAAATTTCATCGTCATTTACATGCAGACTAAAAAGAAGGAGAAATAGTAGTTCAACTCTTCGATGAAACCGCTAGTGATGTTTTTCGCTTGCGCCATCCTTATGTATGCGTTTGTGTCTGCAGCGGGAGAATCCTGTAAGCCGATCGAGGCGCCACTAACGTTTCATAAGATCGAAGCTGCACTGGAAGAGTGCAAAATCCACCACATAGAGGAACTGCTGCCTCTGCTTCCAGCGGCCTTTCGTTCCAGGTACGTTCTGGTTCATGCAAGCCGAAGTCTGCAGGGAGCAACCGGAATGTTTCCGCGCGTCATTCTGTTTGGCCTTGATGCCAGATTGATCCTGGCTTTCGCGGGTAGTCCCGACCTCGAAGGTTATGATTCGCTGGAGACAATAGAATTTGATGATGAGAAAAAACGATTCAACTTTCGACGCATCACTTTTTCCTCAG
It encodes the following:
- a CDS encoding DUF6345 domain-containing protein, with the protein product MLRIHRVAALILFTVAIPCHSQNDECIELNVPDEVGDNLPVFAVSPVAVNPQMLGRLWEILTNQPAVPITQGERALSMQSGTRVVEVSRKSGGAWYADKSQLWKPALTPTLPSDQKAKQLAANLLERIKTVSIPSGPHSELLFSNMGKTLTSSFITAGNRLTELKQLDVQVTYTTGVRPFPENKQLVLPVVGGGGELNFTFGDDDKLISYQGVWRKIEKLEKQGKVIKKAVADEEFRKLMGGLKLKKFRSHLAYYSAPTSLEQKFLYPVYVYHYTAVKYNEDAPMQIVILPATDFGPKLQALEARQRSKTDPPRPRPGSTDPEGDDTRPGAQEVGISWITDSKAVKTGTNAMGFRDAMVAGGWQENFDWGEPVAWETDWNLNDDDWVDAADFVFYAGHASYDRWELRTPDSSRMSFGNVGLAGDPKPDIWGAQDLEWIIINACGPLEDSGLFDPNSSTRGEVFRRWGGVFDGLHQLLGYASEVFDAGIEGPTVAEYMIQQKDTVIDAWFRTAREAQPACNKNVRPFGPKIWAGVLYAEKAGSTAAESPLLDHIWLKGDVAPDPTPPAVIIGMWTTT